Proteins from a genomic interval of Euleptes europaea isolate rEulEur1 chromosome 18, rEulEur1.hap1, whole genome shotgun sequence:
- the LOC130489309 gene encoding ras-related protein Rab-35-like — protein sequence MAAKDYDHLFKLLIIGDSGVGKSSLLLRFADNTFSGSYITTIGVDFKIRTLMVNGERVKLQIWDTAGQERFRTITSTYYRNTHGVIIVYDVTNPESFVNVKRWLHEIGQNCDSVCKILVGNKCEDPSRKQVDTADARRFSEQMGVRLFETSAKENLNVEEMFNAITAMVLRTKQENLARLHQQNEVVKINKPKKKPSVKKCC from the exons ATGGCTGCCAAGGATTATGACCACTTGTTCAAGCTGCTCATAATTGGGGACTCCG GAGTTGGGAAAAGTAGCCTCCTGCTCCGCTTTGCAGACAATACGTTTTCTG GTAGCTACATCACAACCATTGGAGTAGATTTCAAAATTCGAACACTAATGGTAAATGGAGAGCGGGTGAAACTGCAGATCTGGGACACCGCAGGACAGGAACGCTTCCGGACCATCACCTCCAC GTATTACCGTAACACACATGGTGTCATCATCGTGTACGACGTGACAAACCCGGAGTCCTTTGTCAATGTCAAGCGCTGGCTGCACGAGATTGGGCAGAACTGTGACAGCGTCTGCAAGATCTTGG TGGGCAACAAATGTGAAGACCCCTCGCGGAAGCAAGTGGACACCGCCGATGCCCGGCGATTTAGCGAGCAAATGGGAGTGCGGCTCTTTGAGACGAGCGCCAAGGAGAACCTCAATGTTGAAGAG atGTTCAACGCCATCACAGCCATGGTGCTCCGGACTAAACAGGAAAACCTGGCGCGACTCCACCAGCAAAACGAGGTTGTCAAAATCAACAAGCCCAAGAAGAAACCGTCAGTCAAGAAATGCTGCTGA
- the LOC130490402 gene encoding uncharacterized protein LOC130490402, with protein sequence MPRMRQNQTLVNAVGMPQSRCRPASLAFKRHLETRDQEPSSKHFLSEDKMTTRFNSLSLDSDHMYGSNGFPVNDEDPKWQQAYARLKELQRRLSQDSVNEEASSTEEENECGDVVVDGEFLMPDCPLLKLPSLFQGSLGRVSLVPEEVLLSLNPCTELILWSPPGNSGLHSIRTLLATPSSLGASVQLQQEVGVTQEEMEI encoded by the exons ATGCCACGGATGAGGCAAAACCAAACTCTGGTGAACGCTGTTGGTATGCCGCAATCCCG CTGCCGGCCTGCGTCGCTTGCTTTCAAGCGGCACCTGGAGACCAGAGACCA GGAACCCAGTTCGAAGCACTTCCTCTCCGAGGACAAGATGACCACCCGCTTTAACTCCCTCAGCCTGGACAGTGATCACATGTACGGTTCCAACGGCTTCCCAGTCAACGATGAAGACCCCAAGTGGCAGCAGGCCTACGCACGGCTAAAAGAACTGCAGCGCAG GCTGTCCCAGGATAGCGTAAACGAAGAAGCCAGTTCAACAGAAGAGGAAAATGAGTGCGGTGACGTAGTCGTGGACGGGGAATTTCTTATGCCAGACTGCCCCCTGCTGAAGCTCCCTTCCCTCTTCCAGGGATCACTCGGAAGGGTCAGTCTTGTACCTGAGGAAGTGTTACTCTCTCT GAACCCTTGCACGGAACTCATCCTGTGGAGCCCTCCTGGAAACTCCGGCCTGCACTCCATCCGGACGCTGCTGGCTACTCCATCTTCTTTGGGCGCCTCCGTACAGCTTCAGCAGGAAGTGGGGGTGACACAAGAAGAAATGGAAATATGA
- the THOC6 gene encoding THO complex subunit 6 homolog, with the protein MDIQRSRELLHMSVYSQSVSPCGKYLAAGNNFGEIAIFSLSAALSSEAKEESKKPVVSFAAHDGPIYAMVSTDRQLLSAGNGEVKAWNWSEIVKKGCKEAWSRRPPYGNSLEVPEINSLQLNLKDNSLLMAGGDCAIHMMDLESGAFTREYRGHTDYIHCLALRDQLRECLSGSEDGTVRLWDLRAGGQVQCIEVHKYEECSRPQNGKWIRCLATDSDWMVCGGGPALTLWHLRSVTPTTVFPLPQCQQQVMFYQDLILSAGHSPTINHLQISGEVKAQIPCIPRCVYSLSINEHSPEHKVLTAAGSSHRIDVFTNFSYRAFSLTFT; encoded by the exons ATGGATATTCAACGCTCCCGTGAGCTCCTGCATATGTCTGTCTATTCTCAGAGTGTCTCTCCTTGTGGCAAGTACTTAGCTGCTGGGAACAACTTTGGAGAGATTGCCATATTCAG CCTCTCAGCAGCACTGAGTTCAGAGGCCAAGGAAGAGAGTAAGAAGCCAGTGGTATCCTTTGCAG CTCACGATGGGCCCATCTATGCTATGGTCTCCACGGACCGGCAGTTACTGAGTGCTGGTAATGGTGAAGTCAAGGCCTGGAACTGGAGCGAGATTGTGAAGAAG GGTTGCAAGGAAGCCTGGAGCAGGAGGCCACCTTACGG gAACAGCCTGGAGGTGCCAGAAATCAATAGCCTTCAGCTCAACCTGAAG GATAACAGTCTTCTAATGGCTGGGGGAGACTGTGCTATCCACATGATGGATTTGGAGTCCGGAGCCTTTACT CGTGAATATCGGGGCCACACCGATTACATCCACTGCCTGGCACTTCGGGATCAGCTTCGAGAGTGCCTGTCAGGAAGCGAGGACGGCACCGTGCGCCTTTGGG ATTTGCGTGCTGGGGGTCAAGTGCAGTGCATTGAAGTGCATAAATATGAG GAATGCAGCCGGCCGCAGAATGGGAAGTGGATCCGTTGCCTGGCAACAGACTCTGACTGGATG GTGTGCGGTGGGGGCCCAGCACTCACCCTGTGGCACCTCCGGTCGGTCACACCCACCACCGTCTTTCCCTTGCCACAGTGTCAGCAGCAGGTCATGTTTTACCAGGACCTG ATCCTCTCTGCTGGCCACAGCCCAACCATCAACCATTTGCAGATCAGCGGGGAAGTGAAGGCCCAGATCCCCTGCATCCCTCGTTGCGTATACTCTCTTTCCATCAACGAACATTCACCAGAGCACAAG GTGCTTACAGCGGCTGGAAGCAGTCACCGGATTGATGTCTTCACCAACTTCAGCTACCGGGCCTTTTCTCTCACCTTCACCTAG
- the LOC130490403 gene encoding protein mab-21-like 3 has translation MRQDTQLEALRQAGPAIQLTFLAGPDVVPVKLVPAIQGALKLSNQWLREDLTHLSDWWGGDLADEKRSFLRKVAALQEVGPELVAKGGFWRLSFSHAETVLLKDVDADGGQRKAALRLLKFVNNTRWMPEYGRVLSSYHLKTVLLWCCEIYPQKAQWETLLSSVQNLLRILTHTLTKGNLPHYFLRPVNLFGKRYQSSPTTYGPLALQALCHEAEVMLVDVVGYLLPDDQPGVHCVSEDSEKMAALQEFKERHREELKELKKMEEERMYEEVEVGEG, from the exons ATGAGAC AGGACACGCAGCTAGAGGCCCTGCGCCAAGCTGGTCCTGCCATCCAGCTGACCTTCCTCGCAGGGCCTGATGTCGTGCCTGTGAAGCTGGTGCCTGCTATCCAGGGGGCCCTCAAGCTCTCCAACCAGTGGCTGAGGGAAGACCTGACCCACCTCTCTGACTGGTGGGGCGGGGACCTGGCCGACGAGAAGAGAAGCTTCCTCCGGAAAGTGGCCGCTCTGCAGGAGGTCGGGCCGGAGCTGGTAGCCAAGGGTGGATTTTGGAG GCTCTCGTTCAGCCACGCAGAGACTGTGCTTCTAAAGGATGTCGATGCGGACGGGGGACAGAGAAAAGCAGCTCTGAGACTTCTGAAGTTTGTCAACAAtacaagatggatgccagaatATGGCCGAGTCTTGTCTTCCTACCACCTCAAG accgTTCTGCTGTGGTGCTGTGAAATCTACCCTCAGAAGGCACAATGGGAGACCCTGCTGTCCTCCGTGCAGAACCTCTTGAGGATCCTAACTCACACGCTCACAAAAGGCAACCTGCCTCACTACTTCCTGCGGCCCGTCAACCTCTTCGGCAAACGCTACCAATCCAGCCCTACCACCTACGGGCCCTTAGCCTTGCAGgccctctgccatgaagctgaAGTAATGTTGGTCGATGTTGTGGGATACCTGCTTCCGGATGACCAGCCAGGGGTCCACTGTGTCAGTGAAGACTCTGAAAAGATGGCAGCTCTCCAGGAGTTTAAAGAAAGGCATCGGGAAGAGCTGAAGGAACTCAAGAAGATGGAGGAGGAACGCATGTATGAGGAGGTAGAAGTGGGTGAAGGATAA